From Ananas comosus cultivar F153 linkage group 8, ASM154086v1, whole genome shotgun sequence, one genomic window encodes:
- the LOC109714388 gene encoding flotillin-like protein 1 yields the protein MGLFKVAGASEYLAITGYRIDDIKLAKKAWLLPGQSCTRFDISPVNYTFEVQAMSAEKLPFILPAVFTIGPRADDEESLLKYAKLISPHDKLSNHVKELVQGVIEGETRVLAASMTMEEIFKGTKSFKEQVFEKVQLELNQFGLIIYNANVKQLVDVRGHEYFSYLGQKTQQEAANQAKVDVAEARMKGEVGAKEREGQTKQNASKVDAETRIYTTQRDGEGKKEAVRVATDVKIYENKREAEVAEANAELAMMKAGWERQAKVAEVEAAKAVAIREAELQMEVEQKNASRQTEKLKAENLSKAIVDYEMKVQEANWELYKKQKAAEAMLYEQEKAAEGRRATAEAAFYGRQKEAEAELYAKTREAEGLVALAKAQSTYVSSLLGALGGNYNALRDYLMITNGMYRDIAKINAEGIRGLQPKLSVWTNGSGGEGEGGLDGGAMKEVAGVYRMLPPLLKTVNEQTGMLPPPWMGSLENHSD from the exons ATGGGGTTGTTCAAGGTGGCGGGGGCGTCGGAGTACCTGGCGATCACCGGATACCGAATCGACGACATCAAGCTCGCGAAGAAGGCGTGGCTCCTCCCGGGGCAGTCGTGCACGCGGTTCGACATCTCGCCGGTGAACTACACCTTCGAGGTGCAGGCGATGAGCGCCGAGAAGCTGCCCTTCATCCTCCCCGCCGTGTTCACGATCGGCCCCCGCGCCGACGACGAGGAGAGCCTGCTCAAGTACGCGAAGCTGATTTCGCCGCACGACAAGCTGTCGAACCACGTGAAGGAGCTGGTGCAGGGCGTCATCGAGGGCGAGACGCGGGTGCTCGCCGCGTCGATGACCATGGAGGAGATCTTCAAGGGGACCAAGTCGTTCAAGGAGCAGGTGTTCGAGAAGGTTCAGCTCGAGCTCAACCAGTTTGGGCTGATCATCTACAATGcgaatgtgaagcaactagtcGACGTCCGGGGCCACGAGTACTTCTCGTACCTGGGGCAGAAGACGCAGCAGGAGGCGGCGAACCAGGCGAAGGTGGACGTGGCGGAGGCGAGGATGAAGGGGGAGGTGGGGGCCAAGGAGAGGGAGGGGCAGACCAAGCAGAACGCATCCAAGGTCGACGCCGAGACGAGGATCTACACGACGCAGAGGGACGGGGAGGGGAAGAAGGAGGCGGTGCGGGTCGCGACGGACGTGAAGATATACGAGAACAAGCGggaggcggaggtggcggaggcGAACGCGGAGCTGGCCATGATGAAGGCCGGGTGGGAGCGGCAGGCCAAGGTGGCGGAGGTCGAGGCCGCCAAGGCCGTCGCCATCCGCGAGGCCGAGCTGCAGATGGAGGTCGAGCAGAAGAACGCGTCGCGGCAGACCGAGAAGCTCAAGGCCGAGAACCTCAGCAAGGCCATCGTAGACTACGAGATGAAG GTGCAAGAAGCGAACTGGGAGCTGTACAAGAAGcagaaggcggcggaggcgatgTTATACGAGCAGGAGAAGGCGGCGGAGGGGCGCAGAGCTACGGCGGAGGCCGCATTCTACGGCCGGCagaaggaggcggaggcggagctcTACGCAAAGACCAGAGAAGCCGAGGGGCTGGTAGCGTTGGCGAAGGCGCAGAGCACGTACGTGTCTTCGCTGCTCGGCGCGCTCGGCGGGAACTACAACGCCCTGAGAGACTACCTGATGATCACCAACGGAATGTACAGGGACATCGCGAAGATCAACGCCGAGGGGATCCGGGGGCTGCAGCCGAAGCTGAGCGTCTGGACTAACGGtagcggcggcgagggcgagggcggccTCGACGGAGGGGCGATGAAGGAAGTGGCGGGGGTCTACAGGATGCTGCCGCCGCTgctgaagacggtgaacgagcAGACCGGGATGCTGCCGCCGCCGTGGATGGGATCGCTCGAAAACCACTCGGATTAA